Proteins encoded in a region of the Nitrospirota bacterium genome:
- a CDS encoding tetratricopeptide repeat protein translates to MTPEQKRIIQDKYRTHSDKELSRLLRLDKVSIRAVLEDLGLTRDALSAQKPVSIQFHLVAILFVIFSILIGYGHTIHYAFHFDDLKSFVDTPGNHIKELTWSNISPILHANRPVANLTFALNFYFDRLETRGYHILNILIHIGSTLVIYFLFLQTLSLPGWGKGGPLGVESDEVGTLQPEKIALIGALLWGVHPVQTQAVTYVVQRMASLAALFYLAALLFYVYGRLTFGTKALFWYGLSALSAILAFGTKENSLTLPVVIFLYDLFFISRFNIHFSRKQVYVFIGILAGAIIGSGYIIQTYIGTNSFVGMLLANYGTEEMDSFLRVMSEWRVVVFYLSLLILPLPSRMNLDPDFPFSNGLFNPATTFFSFCLLLALFAFSILKSRKYPLISYAILWFFINLAMESTFIKLDLVFEHRLYLPSVMLFLLVPLAGYRLANRFRIQKEVVIFSIAVLLAAVLLFMTHERNKVWKTSVSLWSDVESKSPNKSRVKNNLGKAYLEEERWDQARDKFIESIKLDPKNQEALNNLGNAYQREAKYDLAIKYYEEVLRLNNNNPLAHNDLGVAYQNTGKSDLAIREFLEAVRLDPYYTDARNNLGNIYLITNQLDLAIVQYQKTIDLNPKHMMAHTNLGILYQKQGKMKESLEEFKIGLSLNPHSSIAQFNYAYMMDMMGQKNEAIAHYEEAIKWAAPQDAGQIEVVKRRLKEIKG, encoded by the coding sequence TTGACGCCTGAACAGAAAAGGATTATTCAGGATAAATATCGCACCCACAGTGATAAAGAATTATCCCGCCTTCTTCGATTGGATAAAGTATCTATCCGTGCCGTTCTCGAAGACCTTGGCCTGACTAGAGACGCGCTTTCGGCGCAAAAACCGGTTTCCATTCAGTTTCATCTTGTCGCGATTCTATTTGTCATTTTTTCGATTCTTATCGGCTACGGCCATACCATCCACTACGCATTTCATTTCGATGATTTGAAATCTTTTGTCGATACGCCGGGCAATCATATCAAGGAATTGACCTGGAGCAACATTTCTCCGATTCTCCATGCAAACCGGCCGGTGGCCAACTTGACTTTTGCGCTCAATTTCTATTTTGACCGCCTTGAAACACGCGGATACCATATTTTGAATATCCTGATCCATATCGGATCCACGCTGGTCATTTATTTCTTGTTCCTCCAGACGCTTTCCCTTCCGGGTTGGGGAAAAGGAGGCCCGCTTGGAGTGGAATCAGATGAAGTCGGAACTCTCCAGCCTGAAAAAATCGCGTTAATCGGCGCCCTGCTCTGGGGAGTTCACCCCGTGCAGACCCAGGCGGTGACGTATGTTGTCCAGCGCATGGCGAGCCTGGCCGCCCTCTTCTACCTGGCGGCTCTCCTTTTCTATGTTTACGGAAGGCTCACATTCGGGACGAAGGCATTATTCTGGTATGGGCTTTCTGCTCTTTCGGCGATATTGGCTTTTGGAACGAAGGAGAACAGTTTGACCCTGCCGGTCGTAATCTTTCTCTACGATCTTTTTTTTATCAGTCGGTTCAATATTCATTTTTCGCGAAAGCAGGTTTATGTTTTCATCGGTATCCTGGCCGGAGCAATTATTGGATCCGGGTATATCATTCAAACCTATATCGGCACGAATTCCTTTGTTGGAATGCTTTTGGCGAATTACGGAACGGAAGAGATGGATTCTTTTTTAAGAGTCATGAGCGAATGGAGGGTGGTTGTTTTCTATCTTTCTCTTCTGATTCTTCCCCTTCCGTCGCGTATGAATCTCGATCCGGATTTTCCATTTTCAAATGGCCTATTTAATCCGGCCACCACTTTTTTTTCATTCTGTCTGTTATTGGCCCTCTTCGCATTTTCTATTTTAAAATCCAGAAAATACCCTTTGATTTCCTATGCGATACTCTGGTTTTTCATCAACCTGGCGATGGAGTCAACTTTTATCAAACTCGATCTGGTTTTTGAACACCGGCTCTATCTTCCTTCCGTGATGTTATTTCTCCTGGTTCCGCTGGCAGGGTATCGTCTTGCAAACCGTTTCAGGATTCAAAAGGAAGTGGTGATCTTCTCGATTGCCGTTCTCCTGGCAGCGGTCCTGCTCTTTATGACCCATGAACGAAACAAAGTCTGGAAGACATCGGTCTCTCTCTGGTCGGATGTGGAGTCCAAATCGCCCAATAAATCCAGGGTCAAGAATAATCTTGGAAAAGCCTATCTTGAAGAAGAGCGATGGGATCAGGCGCGGGACAAATTTATCGAATCAATCAAGCTGGACCCCAAAAATCAGGAGGCCTTGAATAACCTGGGGAATGCATACCAGCGCGAAGCGAAATACGACCTGGCGATTAAGTACTATGAAGAGGTATTGAGGCTGAATAATAACAATCCCTTAGCCCATAACGACCTTGGAGTGGCCTACCAGAACACCGGAAAAAGCGATCTGGCGATTCGGGAGTTCTTGGAGGCCGTTCGACTCGATCCTTATTACACGGATGCCCGAAATAATCTCGGAAATATCTATCTGATTACCAATCAGCTCGACCTGGCCATCGTCCAGTATCAAAAAACAATTGATTTGAATCCGAAACATATGATGGCGCATACCAATTTGGGAATTCTTTACCAGAAACAGGGCAAGATGAAGGAGTCTCTTGAGGAATTCAAAATCGGATTGAGTTTAAATCCGCATTCATCAATCGCCCAGTTTAATTACGCCTATATGATGGATATGATGGGTCAAAAGAACGAGGCTATCGCCCATTATGAAGAGGCGATCAAATGGGCCGCGCCCCAAGATGCCGGCCAGATCGAGGTCGTGAAGAGAAGACTAAAGGAAATAAAGGGCTAA
- a CDS encoding insulinase family protein: MFVFSLFTVAICQGKESLNLPIEEVILKNGLKIILVEEHKAPVATIQVWYRVGSRNELTGKTGLSHLMEHMMFKGTPRFGKGAFSRNVQKNGGNDNAFTAQDYTAYFENISSGRIALALELESDRMAHLLIDPKEFQLERDVVKEERRMRTDDNPADFLSEQLYAQAYVAHPYHSPVIGWMTDLDHLTRQDIFNHYKKYYVPNNATLIIVGDFNGRALLPEIKKYFEPVPVGEPVSPVEITEPDQKGERRFTVKKEAQMPVLFFGYKTPNYRDPDHFPLILLSTLLSSGKSSRLYRQLVYEKKLALEIGTDYSDLSADPSLFTFYAKPQQGKKTEEVEAAILSELDQLKTKEISEGELQKIRNQIETQFILNRDSNFFIAMQLGIATSVGAGAHYFDTYLDSLKKVSPADIQRVARKYFSPDSKTVGTLVPVAHDKSE, encoded by the coding sequence ATGTTCGTGTTTTCCCTTTTCACCGTGGCTATCTGTCAGGGAAAAGAAAGTCTCAATCTCCCGATCGAAGAAGTTATCTTAAAAAACGGGCTCAAGATTATTCTGGTTGAGGAGCATAAAGCACCCGTGGCGACCATCCAGGTCTGGTACCGGGTCGGCTCCAGAAACGAGTTAACCGGAAAAACAGGTCTCTCCCATCTGATGGAACATATGATGTTCAAAGGAACGCCCCGATTCGGGAAAGGCGCCTTTTCGCGAAATGTTCAGAAAAACGGCGGAAATGACAATGCCTTTACCGCTCAGGACTATACCGCTTATTTTGAAAATATTTCAAGCGGCCGGATCGCTCTTGCGCTGGAACTTGAATCGGACCGGATGGCGCACCTCCTGATCGATCCCAAGGAATTTCAGCTTGAACGGGATGTCGTCAAAGAGGAGCGGCGGATGAGGACAGATGACAACCCGGCCGATTTCCTTTCAGAGCAGCTCTATGCCCAGGCCTACGTCGCCCACCCCTACCATTCACCCGTCATCGGATGGATGACGGATCTGGATCATTTGACCCGTCAGGATATTTTTAATCATTACAAAAAGTATTACGTGCCCAATAACGCAACGCTGATCATTGTCGGAGACTTTAATGGCAGGGCGCTTCTTCCTGAAATCAAGAAGTATTTTGAACCGGTTCCGGTCGGAGAACCGGTGTCTCCGGTGGAGATCACCGAACCGGATCAAAAAGGGGAAAGGCGATTTACGGTCAAAAAGGAAGCCCAAATGCCCGTTCTTTTCTTTGGTTACAAGACACCCAACTACCGGGACCCGGATCATTTTCCCCTGATCCTCTTGTCGACATTGCTCTCTTCCGGAAAAAGTTCCCGTCTTTATCGGCAGCTGGTCTATGAAAAAAAGCTTGCGCTCGAAATTGGAACGGATTACAGCGATCTTTCCGCTGACCCTTCTCTCTTTACGTTTTATGCCAAGCCCCAGCAGGGTAAGAAAACCGAGGAAGTCGAGGCAGCCATCTTATCCGAACTGGATCAGCTTAAAACAAAAGAGATCTCGGAAGGGGAACTTCAGAAAATCAGAAATCAGATTGAAACACAATTTATTTTAAACCGGGATTCCAATTTTTTTATCGCGATGCAGCTCGGCATTGCCACAAGTGTGGGAGCGGGCGCTCACTATTTCGATACCTATCTCGATTCTCTCAAAAAAGTGAGCCCTGCTGATATTCAGAGAGTCGCTCGTAAATATTTTTCGCCCGATTCAAAGACCGTCGGCACTCTGGTTCCGGTCGCACATGACAAATCCGAATAA
- a CDS encoding M48 family metalloprotease, whose product MGRAPRCRPDRGREEKTKGNKGLIPILYLPNRYILLLVGAIALLFLTRCALPQLPEQKRSEPALPPLRLTEEVTRSKKLGREFLTEARKQFKFVKDPDVVDAVNRIGNSILLANGEEPQAYHFLVVKENIPNAFAVPGGYIFVFDGLLSRMNSVDELAGVLSHEIGHVKKDHFFKEDKKATFASLAGIVAALLTREPGAAVAGALSAESLGLSFSREHEREADSIGLRFLNQAGYNPEGLYHFFKTLQTYEKYNPSLVPAYFSTHPAVEEREVTMQMFIRSLPPPPGDAAPVSLDWERIRALVEIENDPNKPISDFLLDPFKKGVPEVKKHYLAGLFYQKNNQFHESIAELKQAVKMDPGSSLNHSSLASALFKGDRLDEAKKEAETSLLLDPGNGEGEMVLGFVWEGKGNPPASIEHFEKAKILRGKDPMIHFKLGSLYTASGDRKEASWNLARYYRLEIQPEKALNELEKARELFAGDRVYRSRVEEEILDILREGI is encoded by the coding sequence ATGGGCCGCGCCCCAAGATGCCGGCCAGATCGAGGTCGTGAAGAGAAGACTAAAGGAAATAAAGGGCTAATTCCCATTCTATACCTTCCCAATCGATACATCCTGCTCCTGGTGGGAGCAATCGCTCTCCTGTTTTTGACCCGATGTGCCCTGCCACAATTACCGGAACAGAAGCGATCCGAACCCGCTCTCCCCCCTCTCCGGTTGACCGAAGAAGTCACCCGATCCAAGAAACTGGGAAGAGAATTTCTCACTGAAGCGAGAAAACAGTTTAAGTTTGTCAAGGATCCTGATGTGGTGGACGCAGTCAACCGGATTGGCAACTCGATCCTTTTGGCCAATGGCGAAGAGCCCCAGGCCTATCATTTCCTGGTTGTTAAGGAGAATATTCCCAACGCGTTTGCGGTGCCGGGAGGTTATATCTTTGTGTTTGACGGGCTTCTGTCGAGGATGAACAGCGTCGATGAACTGGCAGGCGTCTTGTCTCATGAAATCGGACATGTCAAAAAGGATCATTTCTTCAAAGAAGACAAGAAAGCCACTTTTGCAAGCCTGGCCGGCATTGTTGCGGCTCTTTTGACCCGGGAACCCGGAGCCGCGGTGGCAGGCGCACTGTCCGCGGAATCGCTGGGGCTCTCTTTCAGCCGCGAACATGAACGCGAGGCGGATTCAATCGGTCTGAGGTTTCTAAATCAGGCCGGGTATAATCCCGAAGGACTTTATCACTTTTTCAAGACGCTTCAAACCTATGAGAAATACAATCCTTCTTTAGTTCCGGCTTATTTTTCGACCCATCCGGCGGTTGAAGAACGGGAGGTGACGATGCAAATGTTCATCCGTTCACTTCCTCCGCCTCCGGGAGATGCGGCTCCGGTTTCTCTTGATTGGGAACGGATCCGGGCACTGGTTGAAATTGAAAATGATCCCAATAAACCGATTTCGGATTTCCTTCTGGATCCTTTCAAAAAAGGGGTCCCGGAGGTTAAAAAACATTATCTAGCAGGTCTCTTCTACCAGAAGAATAATCAATTCCATGAATCCATCGCCGAATTGAAACAGGCCGTCAAAATGGATCCCGGATCATCGCTCAATCACTCCAGCCTGGCATCGGCTCTGTTTAAAGGTGATCGACTGGATGAGGCCAAAAAGGAAGCCGAAACGAGTCTGCTGCTGGATCCCGGGAATGGCGAAGGCGAGATGGTGTTGGGATTCGTCTGGGAAGGGAAAGGAAATCCTCCGGCTTCGATAGAGCATTTCGAGAAAGCCAAAATCTTGCGCGGAAAAGATCCGATGATTCATTTTAAATTGGGGAGTTTATATACGGCTTCAGGAGATCGAAAAGAAGCCTCCTGGAATCTTGCGCGGTACTACCGATTGGAAATCCAGCCCGAAAAGGCGCTCAATGAACTTGAAAAGGCGAGAGAATTATTCGCAGGAGACCGGGTTTACCGTTCCAGGGTGGAAGAGGAGATTCTGGATATTCTCAGAGAAGGGATTTAA
- the rlmN gene encoding 23S rRNA (adenine(2503)-C(2))-methyltransferase RlmN has translation MIGLKKDLKAPSFAQLKEWFIELGFPAYRSKQLIHWIYNKKIDHPGQLTDFSKRERQFLEENSYISQLEILRKMDSRDGTVKFQFKLEDGEEIETVLIPEKERRTLCISTQVGCGIDCQFCLTAKGGLKRNLKAHEIIDQYLRVSSEYEISNIVMMGMGEPLANFQEVSEAIDRLTDSNACTFSPRRITVSTAGLVPGIQKLGEHAQKVNLAVSLNATSNAIRDRIMPINRTYPIEMLLDACRKYPLAPRRRIFFEYVLLKGVNDSLEDARRIPKLLKGIPSKVNLIPFNEFSGSPFIRPDESRILAFQKILVDSHLTTFIRKSRGNDVLAACGQLIRSGKNDVLVSQIETPS, from the coding sequence ATGATCGGCCTCAAAAAAGACTTAAAAGCTCCTTCATTTGCCCAATTAAAAGAATGGTTTATTGAACTGGGTTTCCCCGCCTACCGGTCAAAACAGCTTATTCACTGGATTTACAACAAGAAGATCGATCACCCTGGTCAGCTCACTGATTTTTCAAAGAGAGAGCGCCAATTTCTTGAAGAAAACAGTTATATTAGTCAACTCGAGATCCTCCGAAAAATGGACTCGCGGGATGGAACCGTAAAATTCCAGTTCAAACTTGAGGATGGTGAAGAGATCGAGACCGTTTTAATCCCCGAAAAAGAGAGACGAACGCTTTGCATTTCAACCCAGGTCGGATGCGGCATCGATTGCCAGTTCTGCCTGACGGCGAAGGGCGGACTTAAGAGAAATCTGAAAGCCCACGAAATAATCGATCAATATCTGCGTGTGTCCAGTGAATATGAGATAAGCAATATTGTGATGATGGGCATGGGAGAACCGCTTGCAAATTTTCAGGAGGTTTCTGAAGCCATTGACCGGCTCACGGATTCCAATGCCTGCACCTTTTCCCCCCGCCGAATCACAGTCTCAACGGCGGGACTTGTTCCGGGAATTCAGAAGCTCGGAGAACACGCTCAAAAAGTCAATCTGGCCGTTTCGTTAAACGCGACCTCCAATGCGATCCGGGACCGGATCATGCCGATCAACCGGACTTACCCTATTGAAATGCTCCTCGACGCCTGCAGAAAATATCCCCTGGCACCCCGAAGAAGAATCTTTTTCGAATATGTCCTGCTGAAAGGAGTAAACGATTCACTGGAAGATGCCAGAAGGATTCCAAAGCTTCTAAAAGGGATCCCATCCAAGGTCAATCTTATCCCGTTTAATGAATTTTCCGGATCACCCTTTATCCGGCCGGATGAGTCCCGCATTCTCGCCTTTCAGAAAATCCTCGTGGATTCCCATCTCACCACTTTTATCCGAAAAAGCAGGGGAAATGACGTCCTCGCCGCCTGCGGCCAACTCATTCGATCCGGGAAAAACGACGTCCTGGTTTCCCAGATCGAAACCCCTTCATGA
- the polA gene encoding DNA polymerase I, with the protein MQKRPLLYLIDGNSYIYRAFFAVPPLKSSSGFPTNAIFGFVNMLRSVLKEKKPDYLAVVFDPKGPTHRTAAYSEYKSHRPPMPDGLIPQIPYIHKIVRAFNIPLLMEEGFEADDLIGTCARKAADHHFDAVIISGDKDMMQLVSPHISIYDPMKDKMIDEDGVVGRFGVGPDKVIDVMGLMGDASDNIPGVPGIGEKTAVKLIKEYGSIEQLLNLLAQMKPSKLKENLIQHAETARLSRKLATIDLQAPLPVEIEDLKVVPPNLENLKILFVELEFFSLIKAFEEVPARDFAYTMIRSSDEAEQFLNEAKEAGQIILFPVSNRSEGEDEVLQGLALGIGGQEIVLPVFLNRPFFHSEKMRHLLEDPAIRKTGHDLKYCFLLLQKEGVKLDGIYFDTMLASYLIHPNQHRHALDEIAMEHLQVNWNGPHDRKRAMDLALAAPSACEAVSLLGKLKDVLASQLEKFELNRLFFELEMPLVTVLAEMEWTGIKLDISLLETLSKELEIQIERLIENIYRLSGERFNINSPKQLAEILFERLNLKPGKKTKTGYSTDEKVLTQLALQNELPGEILNYRQLTKLKSTYVDVLPKLVKPSTGRLHTTFDQVTAATGRLSSNNPNLQNIPIRGEWGLRVRDAFIADPGWMMVSADYNQIELRILAHLSQDRQLSQSFKEGEDIHRRTASQIFQVAPDAVTREMRRAAKTINFGILYGMGAFSLASDLGITVAEAKKYIENYFKAYHGVRNYIDQTIAVVKEKGYVTTLLNRRRSIPELNSPVASVRSFGERLAINTPIQGSAADLIKLAMVSIGKKIRGSQGKIKMVLQIHDELLFEAAENDLDEIKGFIRKEMEEIIKLSVPITVDIGVGHNWREAH; encoded by the coding sequence GTCCTCCCATGCCCGACGGTCTCATTCCTCAAATTCCTTATATTCACAAGATCGTAAGGGCCTTTAATATTCCTCTTCTGATGGAAGAGGGGTTTGAAGCGGATGATTTAATCGGTACCTGCGCCAGGAAAGCGGCAGACCATCACTTCGACGCGGTCATCATCTCTGGTGATAAAGATATGATGCAACTGGTTTCTCCCCATATTTCAATCTACGACCCGATGAAAGATAAAATGATTGACGAAGACGGGGTTGTCGGCCGTTTTGGGGTCGGTCCGGACAAAGTCATAGATGTCATGGGTTTGATGGGAGACGCAAGCGATAATATTCCGGGTGTTCCGGGAATTGGGGAGAAGACAGCCGTTAAGCTGATCAAGGAGTACGGCTCGATTGAGCAACTGTTGAATTTATTGGCTCAGATGAAGCCATCAAAATTGAAAGAGAATCTGATTCAGCATGCCGAAACGGCGAGGCTGAGCCGAAAACTGGCGACTATTGACCTTCAGGCCCCTCTTCCGGTTGAAATCGAAGATTTGAAGGTCGTTCCTCCGAATCTTGAAAATCTCAAAATTCTATTTGTGGAATTAGAGTTTTTCTCTCTGATCAAGGCCTTCGAAGAGGTCCCGGCCCGTGATTTCGCATATACAATGATCCGGTCTTCCGATGAGGCGGAACAGTTCCTGAACGAGGCAAAAGAGGCCGGGCAAATAATCCTGTTTCCCGTATCGAATCGATCTGAAGGAGAAGATGAAGTTCTTCAGGGTCTTGCTCTGGGAATTGGAGGGCAGGAAATCGTTCTGCCTGTCTTTCTAAATCGCCCCTTTTTTCATTCGGAAAAAATGAGACATCTCCTGGAAGATCCCGCTATTCGGAAAACAGGACATGACCTCAAGTATTGTTTCCTGTTGCTTCAGAAAGAAGGCGTGAAACTTGACGGGATTTATTTTGACACCATGCTTGCGTCCTATCTTATTCACCCCAATCAACATCGTCATGCTCTCGATGAGATTGCCATGGAGCATCTCCAGGTGAACTGGAACGGTCCTCATGACAGGAAAAGGGCGATGGATCTGGCTCTGGCGGCACCTTCTGCATGCGAAGCGGTCTCGCTGTTAGGAAAGTTAAAAGACGTCCTCGCCTCTCAACTTGAAAAGTTTGAATTAAACCGGCTTTTTTTTGAACTGGAAATGCCGCTGGTGACTGTCCTTGCGGAAATGGAATGGACTGGTATAAAACTCGACATTTCGCTTCTGGAGACTCTTTCCAAGGAGTTGGAAATCCAGATCGAAAGACTCATTGAAAATATCTACCGCCTTTCCGGAGAGCGCTTTAACATCAATTCTCCAAAACAGCTGGCTGAAATCCTTTTTGAACGGCTTAATCTTAAACCGGGGAAAAAAACCAAGACCGGTTACTCGACGGATGAAAAGGTTCTGACCCAACTCGCCCTTCAAAATGAACTTCCTGGAGAAATTCTCAATTACAGACAGCTCACGAAGCTGAAATCGACTTATGTCGACGTTCTGCCCAAGCTCGTCAAGCCTTCGACCGGACGTCTCCATACGACCTTTGATCAGGTGACCGCAGCAACGGGAAGGCTCTCCAGCAACAATCCCAATCTTCAAAACATTCCCATCCGGGGGGAATGGGGATTGAGGGTCAGGGATGCATTTATTGCGGACCCCGGCTGGATGATGGTTTCAGCCGACTACAATCAGATCGAACTGAGAATTCTGGCCCATTTGTCCCAGGACCGCCAGTTAAGCCAATCGTTTAAAGAGGGAGAGGATATTCACCGGAGAACCGCCTCCCAGATTTTTCAGGTGGCTCCGGATGCGGTGACCCGTGAAATGCGAAGGGCCGCAAAGACGATTAATTTCGGAATCCTGTACGGAATGGGTGCGTTTAGTCTTGCCTCGGATCTCGGCATCACCGTTGCGGAAGCCAAGAAATATATTGAAAATTATTTTAAGGCGTATCACGGGGTCAGGAACTATATTGATCAGACGATTGCGGTGGTAAAAGAAAAAGGGTATGTGACCACATTGCTAAACAGAAGGAGGTCGATTCCGGAACTTAACAGCCCTGTCGCATCTGTCCGTTCGTTCGGTGAAAGACTTGCAATTAATACGCCTATTCAGGGGAGCGCAGCAGATCTCATCAAACTTGCGATGGTATCCATAGGAAAGAAGATCAGGGGGTCGCAAGGTAAAATAAAGATGGTTTTACAAATCCATGATGAGTTATTATTTGAGGCCGCAGAAAACGACCTCGATGAAATAAAGGGGTTTATCCGAAAAGAGATGGAAGAAATTATCAAACTGTCTGTTCCGATTACGGTGGATATCGGAGTCGGCCATAACTGGAGGGAAGCTCATTAA
- the larE gene encoding ATP-dependent sacrificial sulfur transferase LarE has protein sequence MLEYKLNRIKSELAQYESLLVAFSGGVDSGLLLKIAFDLLGNKAAGCTAISPSFPRTERASAETTVREIGAPYFTIEYDELEIPGYTSNRENRCYLCKSTLFGHLRKVAVENGFKTIAYGANHDDLNEFRPGMRAADDMTISAPLLRNGLTKSEIRQLSCRLGLSIWNKPASACLSSRIPMGHEITHQKLLQVENAESQLHIAGFQNVRVRHHDEIARIEVPKEEMHLFLNSHLRTEIVSQLKKEGFKWVTLDLEGYRPGGGNGSSSPQAGTI, from the coding sequence ATGCTCGAATATAAGCTGAATCGAATTAAAAGTGAACTGGCCCAATACGAATCCCTGCTGGTCGCTTTTTCAGGAGGCGTTGATAGCGGACTTCTCTTAAAGATCGCTTTCGATCTTCTCGGCAATAAGGCCGCGGGATGCACGGCCATTTCGCCCTCGTTTCCCCGGACGGAGAGAGCTTCAGCGGAAACAACGGTTCGCGAGATCGGGGCCCCCTATTTCACGATCGAATATGATGAGCTCGAAATACCCGGCTACACTTCCAATCGTGAAAACAGGTGTTATCTTTGCAAATCAACCCTGTTCGGACACCTCAGAAAAGTGGCTGTTGAAAACGGATTTAAAACGATCGCCTATGGGGCGAATCATGACGACTTGAATGAATTCCGGCCGGGAATGCGTGCCGCCGATGACATGACGATATCCGCACCGCTTCTTCGGAACGGATTGACAAAAAGCGAGATCCGACAGCTGAGCTGCCGGCTCGGCCTCTCAATCTGGAACAAGCCGGCGTCCGCCTGCCTCTCTTCCCGAATTCCTATGGGACACGAAATCACCCACCAAAAGCTTCTCCAGGTTGAAAATGCGGAATCGCAGCTTCACATCGCCGGATTTCAGAATGTCCGGGTGCGGCATCATGACGAGATCGCCCGGATAGAGGTGCCCAAAGAAGAAATGCACCTTTTTTTGAATAGTCATTTGCGAACAGAGATTGTCAGTCAGCTAAAAAAAGAGGGCTTTAAGTGGGTCACGCTTGATCTGGAAGGATATCGCCCGGGCGGGGGAAACGGATCCTCGTCCCCGCAGGCAGGGACAATCTAG
- a CDS encoding insulinase family protein translates to MPLKFHILALFVIGLIGSGPPVYGAIGAQKIELGNGMTILLLEDHTLPMLQVDLLVRAGSILDPANKSGLAYLTANLLEDGTESRTSKEIADAFDKMGTDFGVSPGVDYISFSTKLLKKDLGQGMELFSDILIHPQFPDRELSREKNELLSRLQDQKDDPETVASLAFDKAVFGEHPYHQPLAGDDISVKSIASEDLKSFYKSFYNPKNSILVLVGDLTPAEAKKVIEKHFGSWLPKALFTPKHPLPEKSMKKEIILIDKELAQTSVILGHLGISRNNPDYYPLQVMNYILGGGGFSSRMLANIRENKGLVYGLDSHFYPYFETGSFRVMFQTKNGSANDAISEVLSEIRKIQNERVSPDELQEAKDYLIGSYPLKMDTYSKLAGILISQEFYGLGLDYFDKYTVWIQKVTLEDIQRVARQYLDPDHFILVAVGKQSEAKIQSATDGGLGTGR, encoded by the coding sequence ATGCCCTTGAAATTTCACATTCTTGCCCTTTTTGTGATTGGTTTGATCGGTTCGGGACCGCCAGTCTATGGGGCAATTGGCGCACAAAAAATCGAGTTGGGGAACGGAATGACGATCTTGCTCCTTGAGGATCATACTTTGCCGATGTTACAGGTTGATCTTCTGGTTCGTGCCGGCTCCATTCTCGATCCCGCAAACAAGTCCGGCCTTGCTTATCTCACGGCCAACCTCCTTGAGGACGGAACGGAAAGCCGGACGTCCAAAGAGATTGCCGACGCGTTTGATAAAATGGGAACCGACTTTGGCGTCTCTCCAGGCGTGGACTACATTTCATTTTCAACGAAACTTCTAAAAAAAGATCTGGGACAAGGGATGGAACTTTTCTCCGACATTCTTATTCATCCGCAGTTTCCGGATCGTGAACTTTCAAGAGAAAAAAATGAGCTTCTGAGCCGTCTTCAGGACCAGAAAGACGATCCCGAAACAGTCGCCTCCCTTGCCTTCGACAAGGCGGTCTTCGGGGAACACCCCTACCACCAGCCGCTGGCAGGGGATGACATTTCCGTTAAAAGTATCGCTTCGGAAGATCTGAAATCGTTTTACAAGAGTTTCTATAATCCGAAGAATTCAATCCTTGTTCTGGTCGGAGATTTGACTCCGGCTGAAGCGAAAAAAGTGATTGAAAAACATTTTGGTTCCTGGTTGCCGAAAGCACTTTTCACGCCCAAACATCCCCTCCCGGAAAAATCAATGAAAAAGGAGATCATTTTAATTGATAAAGAGCTTGCCCAGACTTCTGTCATTCTGGGCCATCTCGGTATCAGCCGAAATAATCCGGATTACTATCCCTTGCAGGTGATGAATTACATTTTAGGGGGAGGCGGTTTTTCGTCCAGAATGCTTGCCAATATCCGTGAAAATAAAGGTCTGGTCTATGGGCTGGACAGCCATTTTTATCCCTATTTTGAAACAGGAAGTTTCAGGGTCATGTTTCAGACGAAAAATGGTTCTGCGAATGATGCGATTTCTGAAGTCTTAAGCGAAATCAGAAAGATTCAGAATGAACGGGTTTCGCCCGATGAACTGCAGGAAGCCAAAGATTATTTAATCGGAAGTTATCCATTGAAAATGGATACTTATTCTAAACTCGCCGGCATCCTGATCTCCCAGGAGTTTTATGGCCTGGGTCTGGATTATTTCGACAAATATACCGTGTGGATTCAGAAAGTGACGCTCGAAGACATACAGAGAGTGGCCAGGCAATATCTCGATCCGGATCATTTTATCCTGGTTGCAGTCGGAAAGCAGTCTGAAGCCAAAATTCAGTCTGCTACGGATGGTGGTTTGGGAACAGGACGTTGA